One window of the Triticum dicoccoides isolate Atlit2015 ecotype Zavitan chromosome 3B, WEW_v2.0, whole genome shotgun sequence genome contains the following:
- the LOC119274523 gene encoding uncharacterized protein LOC119274523, protein MAEGADTVRAPADAEEIEKGEIAGAAAGADGDSAAPQPVEPTWAFWIRNPLEESAGRGNTVHTFSTVDDFRSLYKNILHPSKLGVGADLHCFKNKIEPKCEGPIRGNGGAWTISCGEGKSQPLWLDTILALIGEQFEYDNEICGAILSVRAKQETIAIWIKDATNEAAQLSIGKQWKEILEYKDSIEFIVHDSDATAVQCWSSTFPDDPLDVIYNKVPSHCSRVRFAAVCRSWCTAASRHPALPELPWLLLSPRDRDTTKRLYCPEDSKNLRISLPSDFIGNWFVGCHGGGWVASFEPPPFRILNIFSSVEVALSEKQKGIVCPGRLGQIIIWKIIFSKPPTSSDCIIAAITDNHGIALCRVGSPNGGWTTKGDVSYTMELADIAFCNGELYGLTRDRWELVKFVIGVDEDGAPLVTAVDRLVVTPEHQQPPSVWANRVDASYIFELHGKLATAVRSPWSPNLRPFFKVFELVDVEASEGMAHGAHKWAEVMSLGDFALFLGPNSSKAVHVSADRRGGVKRNHIYYSYHRRLAQKEVLLSTDLVFLTSSNADGDSVYYREDESLSAAVGGVHRIGAVGYYVRGSPNPPVWLLPQA, encoded by the exons ATGGCCGAGGGCGCCGACACGGTGCGCGCGCCCGCCGACGCGGAGGAGATAGAGAAGGGAGAGATCGCAGGCGCCGCCGCCGGTGCCGACGGCGACTCCGCCGCGCCCCAGCCGGTCGAGCCCACCTGGGCTTTCTGGATCCGCAACCCGCTGGAGGAGTCCGCCGGCCGGGGGAACACCGTCCACACCTTCTCCACCGTCGACGACTTCCGGAG CCTTTACAAAAATATCCTCCACCCTAGTAAATTGGGTGTGGGAGCTGACCTCCATTGCTTCAAGAATAAGATTGAGCCGAAATGTGAAGGCCCTATACGTGGTAATGGAGGTGCATGGACCATCAGTTGTGGCGAAGGCAAATCACAGCCATTGTGGTTGGATACA ATACTGGCATTGATTGGTGAGCAATTCGAATATGATAATGAAATTTGTGGAGCGATCCTTAGCGTGCGTGCGAAGCAGGAAACAATAGCTATATGGATTAAAGATGCTACTAATGAAGCTGCTCAG CTAAGCATTGGCAAGCAGTGGAAGGAAATTCTTGAGTACAAGGACTCAATTGAGTTCATTGTTCATGATAGTGATGCAACGGCAGTACAATGCTGGTCTTCCACGTTTCCCGATGATCCCCTTGACGTCATCTACAACAAGGTCCCCAGTCACTGCAGCCGCGTGCGCTTTGCTGCCGTCTGCAGGTCGTGGTGCACTGCAGCTTCGCGGCACCCTGCACTGCCTGAACTTCCGTGGTTGCTCCTCTCACCACGCGACCGTGACACAACGAAGCGCCTGTACTGTCCTGAGGACAGCAAGAACCTGCGCATCTCACTCCCGAGCGATTTCATCGGCAACTGGTTCGTCGGCTGTCATGGTGGTGGCTGGGTTGCATCATTTGAACCGCCACCGTTCAGGATCTTGAACATTTTCTCCAGTGTTGAGGTTGCGCTCTCCGAGAAACAGAAGGGAATCGTTTGCCCAGGCCGCCTTGGCCAGATCATCATTTGGAAAATCATCTTCTCCAAACCACCCACCTCAAGTGACTGTATCATTGCTGCCATCACCGACAATCACGGCATTGCGCTCTGCAGGGTTGGGTCTCCGAACGGTGGGTGGACGACAAAAGGAGATGTAAGCTACACCATGGAGCTTGCAGACATCGCCTTTTGCAACGGTGAGCTCTATGGCCTCACACGAGACAGATGGGAACTTGTCAAGTTTGTGATCGGCGTTGACGAAGACGGCGCGCCTCTGGTCACGGCCGTGGATCGGCTGGTGGTCACCCCCGAGCACCAGCAGCCCCCAAGTGTCTGGGCCAACCGGGTGGATGCCAGCTACATTTTTGAGCTACACGGCAAGCTTGCGACGGCGGTGAGGTCCCCATGGTCACCCAACCTCAGACCATTCTTCAAAGTGTTCGAACTCGTTGACGTCGAGGCCAGCGAGGGGATGGCACATGGCGCACACAAATGGGCAGAGGTGATGAGCTTGGGTGACTTTGCCCTATTCCTGGGTCCAAACAGCTCCAAGGCGGTGCATGTGTCAGCAGACAGGCGCGGTGGTGTGAAGAGAAACCACATCTACTACTCCTACCATCGCCGCTTAGCGCAGAAGGAGGTCCTTCTCAGCACTGACCTGGTGTTCCTGACAAGCTCCAATGCTGATGGTGATTCCGTGTACTACAGGGAAGATGAAAGCTTATCCGCAGCCGTGGGCGGCGTTCATAGGATCGGGGCAGTAGGATACTATGTCAGGGGTAGCCCTAATCCTCCAGTGTGGCTTCTCCCCCAAGCATAG